One Pogoniulus pusillus isolate bPogPus1 chromosome 32, bPogPus1.pri, whole genome shotgun sequence genomic window carries:
- the LZTFL1 gene encoding leucine zipper transcription factor-like protein 1 isoform X1 produces MRFARFKRGLCLKTVDSCFQDLKDSRLVEETFTVDEVADMLDGLQTVVHSEVESELINTTYTNVLLLRQLFSQAEKWYLRLQTDVSDLENRELLEQVAEFEKSEFTSSNKKPSTDLTKPKLAPLNEGGSELLNKTVAHLQEENEKLKARLRTIETQATAALDEKVKLEKSLRDLQVIQGDQKTDANQDITELEDKVAALKCQFEKTLNDATENQKSLEDNLVTTKHDLLKVQDQLSTAQKELEKKFQQTAAYRNMKEILSKKNEQIKELRKKLAKYEPED; encoded by the exons ATGCGTTTTGCTCGTTTCAAGCGTGGGCTGTGCCTCAAAACAGTGGATTCTTGTTTCCAGGACCTTAAGGACAGCag GCTGGTTGAGGAGACCTTCACGGTCGATGAGGTGGCAGACATGCTGGATGGGCTGCAGACCGTTGTGCACAGTGAAGTAGAGTCAGAGCTCATCAATACAACCTACACCAACGTCCTGCTGCTCCGGCAGCTCTTCTCGCAGGCCGAGAAGTGGTACCTGAGGCTGCAGACAGATGTCTCCGACCTGGAGAACCG agaactgttggagcaggttgctgaaTTTGAAAAGTCAGAATTTACCTCTTCAAACAAGAAG CCCAGCACAGATCTCACTAAGCCCAAACTGGCTCCATTAAATGAAGGTGGGTCAGAGCTGCTGAACAAG ACAGTTGCTCATCTCcaagaagaaaatgagaagtTGAAGGCCAGGCTCAGGACCATAGAAACACAG GCTACAGCTGCACTAGATGAGAAGGTCAAGCTGGAGAAGTCACTGAGGGATTTACAGGTGATCCAAGGAGATCAAAAG ACCGATGCAAACCAGGACATTACTGAACTGGAAGATAAAGTGGCAGCTTTGAAGTGCCAGTTTGAGAAGACTTTGAATGATGCTACTGAAAACCAAAAATCCTTGGAAGACAACTTGGTGACCACAAAACATGATCTGCTTAAGGTTCAGGATCAGCTCTCCACGGCTCAGAAG gagctggagaagaaattCCAGCAAACGGCTGCCTACCGCAACATGAAGGAGATCCTCAGCAAGAAGAATGAACAGATAAAGGAGCTGCGGAAAAAGCTGGCCAA GTACGAGCCAGAGGACTAA
- the LZTFL1 gene encoding leucine zipper transcription factor-like protein 1 isoform X2, which yields MRFARFKRGLCLKTVDSCFQDLKDSRLVEETFTVDEVADMLDGLQTVVHSEVESELINTTYTNVLLLRQLFSQAEKWYLRLQTDVSDLENRELLEQVAEFEKSEFTSSNKKPSTDLTKPKLAPLNEGGSELLNKTVAHLQEENEKLKARLRTIETQATAALDEKVKLEKSLRDLQVIQGDQKDITELEDKVAALKCQFEKTLNDATENQKSLEDNLVTTKHDLLKVQDQLSTAQKELEKKFQQTAAYRNMKEILSKKNEQIKELRKKLAKYEPED from the exons ATGCGTTTTGCTCGTTTCAAGCGTGGGCTGTGCCTCAAAACAGTGGATTCTTGTTTCCAGGACCTTAAGGACAGCag GCTGGTTGAGGAGACCTTCACGGTCGATGAGGTGGCAGACATGCTGGATGGGCTGCAGACCGTTGTGCACAGTGAAGTAGAGTCAGAGCTCATCAATACAACCTACACCAACGTCCTGCTGCTCCGGCAGCTCTTCTCGCAGGCCGAGAAGTGGTACCTGAGGCTGCAGACAGATGTCTCCGACCTGGAGAACCG agaactgttggagcaggttgctgaaTTTGAAAAGTCAGAATTTACCTCTTCAAACAAGAAG CCCAGCACAGATCTCACTAAGCCCAAACTGGCTCCATTAAATGAAGGTGGGTCAGAGCTGCTGAACAAG ACAGTTGCTCATCTCcaagaagaaaatgagaagtTGAAGGCCAGGCTCAGGACCATAGAAACACAG GCTACAGCTGCACTAGATGAGAAGGTCAAGCTGGAGAAGTCACTGAGGGATTTACAGGTGATCCAAGGAGATCAAAAG GACATTACTGAACTGGAAGATAAAGTGGCAGCTTTGAAGTGCCAGTTTGAGAAGACTTTGAATGATGCTACTGAAAACCAAAAATCCTTGGAAGACAACTTGGTGACCACAAAACATGATCTGCTTAAGGTTCAGGATCAGCTCTCCACGGCTCAGAAG gagctggagaagaaattCCAGCAAACGGCTGCCTACCGCAACATGAAGGAGATCCTCAGCAAGAAGAATGAACAGATAAAGGAGCTGCGGAAAAAGCTGGCCAA GTACGAGCCAGAGGACTAA